Sequence from the Candidatus Epulonipiscium sp. genome:
ACATTATTTTTCCTTTGTCTTCAATATATATTAAGCCCTAATTACATAATTTTAATATGATTCTCTCTCCATATATTTCATGTATTTACTAACCATTAATGTTATTTTAAATGTAATCGCATCTTCAAAATTCCTTAAATCTAGTCCGGTCATCTTCTGTAGCTTATCTAATCTATATACTAGGGTATTCCTATGAATATACAGCTGTCTCGATGTTTCTGAAACATTTAAACTGTTTTCAAAAAACTTGTTAACGGTTGCTAGGGTTTCCCCATCAAATTCATCCATGGTTCTTCCATGAAGTACTTCTTTAACATACATATTGCAAAGGGGAACTGGTAGTTGGTAAATTAGACGACCAATCCCCAAGCTATCATAACTTACTATACGTTTTTCACTATAGAATATTTTCCCTACCTCTAATGCCATCTTAGCCTCTTTATAAGATCTCGATACATCTTTCAAATCCTCAACCACAGTTCCAACCGCAACAGAAATGCTGCTCATCGCCTCACTACTTATGGTATCAAAAATCATTCTTGCAATCTTTTCTTTACCCTCTAGGACCTCTTTTTCATTTATTTCTTTTACTAAAATAATACTTTTCTCATCTACCGCTGTGACAAAGTCCTTTGATTTAGAGGGAAAAATACTTCTTACTATTTCTACAAAGTTCATATCCTTATCAGGTTTTGTCTCAATCAAGTATACAACTCTTGTAAGATTATTATCTATATGGAGTTTCTTAGCTCTACTATAAATATCAACTAAAAGTAAATTATCCAGAAGAAGATTCTTAATAAAATTATCCTTATCATATCTCTCTTTATATGCAACTAGAAGGTTTTGGATTTGAAAGGCAGCTATCTTGCCTATCCTATATATATCCTCATCCTCTCCCCTAGCTGACACAACGTATTCCGTTGAATTTTCATCAAATACTTTGAAATAATGGTATCCTTGAATCATTTGACTTTCTGCTTGCGAATTGATAAAATCTTCTACAGTGGATTTGTAAAGCCCCATTTGGTTTTCTTCCGTAGATGCTACTACTTTAGCATCTGTATCCATAACACAAAAGTTTTTTCTAGTGATTGCCTTTAATCCATCAATTGTACTTTGTAAAATTTGATTTGATATCATAATACTAACACTCCTAAATGTTTTTTCAATAGGTACGGTTATATCCCCTCTATCCTATATTATAGTATCTTAACAAAAAAATAAAGAGAAAATACACAAATCGTGTATTTTCTCTTCTTTTTATTTAGAATAAATTAATTTGTAATGGTTGCTTCTGTATCTTTGTCAAAAACATGGATATGGTTAATATCTAGAGCAATTTTGATTGTATCTCCTGGTTTTGCCTTTGATTTAGGATCAACACGTGCTGTCATATTCTGCCCATTAGATACCATGTACAAATATACTTCGGCTCCAAGCATCTCAGTTACTTCTACATTAGCATTAATAATACTTTCAGGAGAAGATGCAAGGAAAGCATCATCATCATGAAGGTTTTCTGGACGGATACCCATTATTACATCT
This genomic interval carries:
- a CDS encoding PucR family transcriptional regulator, which encodes MISNQILQSTIDGLKAITRKNFCVMDTDAKVVASTEENQMGLYKSTVEDFINSQAESQMIQGYHYFKVFDENSTEYVVSARGEDEDIYRIGKIAAFQIQNLLVAYKERYDKDNFIKNLLLDNLLLVDIYSRAKKLHIDNNLTRVVYLIETKPDKDMNFVEIVRSIFPSKSKDFVTAVDEKSIILVKEINEKEVLEGKEKIARMIFDTISSEAMSSISVAVGTVVEDLKDVSRSYKEAKMALEVGKIFYSEKRIVSYDSLGIGRLIYQLPVPLCNMYVKEVLHGRTMDEFDGETLATVNKFFENSLNVSETSRQLYIHRNTLVYRLDKLQKMTGLDLRNFEDAITFKITLMVSKYMKYMERESY